In one Sphingomonas sp. IW22 genomic region, the following are encoded:
- the traN gene encoding conjugal transfer protein TraN, whose amino-acid sequence MTPVRSLLSTLLFVGASLSLVPATVMAQQLCAVDLNGNGDAADDGETASCHLTGLGGWMCPIGETRCEADSAGAMHCPLGDQYACAVPASGGAPTCSPNACIDTNANPIVDDPVVDDPGVEADGGVDADGNCLGTIEIFSGRAARCRPAGLKTTFSNCCKDKGKIVKDGMGGSISSIGTKIAVAKGVFTGMKAAYGAFKAGATAGQAASAGANAIVVGIDPTSIAISLAINFMMDFLLSGCDQQDMEVGMLRGSGMCHEVGSYCSSKILGICVQKARGHCCFNTKLGRIIQEQGRPQLKAFSAVGWGTPKQPYCRGFTPEEFQALDFSRMDLSEYYAEVEARAQSEIQIDMKDKIDVYMQTINN is encoded by the coding sequence ATGACGCCGGTGCGCAGCCTTCTTTCGACGCTCCTGTTTGTCGGGGCGAGCCTGTCGCTGGTACCGGCGACCGTCATGGCCCAGCAGTTGTGCGCGGTTGATCTGAACGGCAATGGCGATGCGGCCGATGACGGCGAGACGGCAAGCTGCCACCTGACCGGCTTGGGCGGCTGGATGTGCCCGATCGGCGAAACGCGCTGCGAGGCGGATTCGGCCGGGGCGATGCACTGCCCGCTTGGCGATCAATATGCGTGCGCCGTGCCGGCCAGCGGCGGCGCGCCGACTTGTTCCCCCAACGCCTGCATCGACACCAACGCCAACCCGATCGTCGATGATCCGGTCGTCGACGATCCGGGTGTCGAGGCGGATGGCGGCGTCGATGCCGACGGCAATTGTCTTGGCACGATCGAGATTTTCTCGGGCCGCGCCGCGCGGTGCCGCCCGGCCGGGCTCAAGACCACCTTCTCGAACTGCTGCAAGGACAAGGGCAAGATCGTGAAGGACGGCATGGGTGGTTCGATCTCGTCGATCGGCACCAAGATCGCTGTTGCCAAGGGCGTATTCACCGGCATGAAAGCGGCCTATGGCGCGTTCAAGGCCGGCGCGACGGCGGGCCAGGCCGCAAGCGCGGGTGCCAATGCGATCGTTGTCGGCATTGACCCCACATCGATCGCGATCAGTCTCGCCATCAACTTCATGATGGATTTCCTGCTTTCCGGTTGCGACCAACAGGACATGGAAGTGGGCATGCTGCGCGGGTCGGGCATGTGCCATGAGGTCGGCAGCTACTGCTCCTCGAAGATCCTTGGCATCTGCGTCCAGAAGGCCCGCGGCCATTGCTGCTTCAACACCAAGCTCGGCCGGATCATCCAGGAACAGGGCCGGCCGCAGTTGAAGGCTTTCAGCGCGGTCGGCTGGGGCACGCCCAAGCAGCCCTATTGCCGGGGCTTCACGCCCGAGGAGTTCCAGGCGCTCGATTTCTCGCGAATGGACCTGTCGGAATATTATGCGGAAGTCGAGGCGCGCGCCCAATCCGAAATCCAGATCGACATGAAGGACAAGATCGATGTCTATATGCAAACGATCAACAACTAG